In Gemmatimonadaceae bacterium, the sequence CTCTTCATAACGTCTCCCGTTTGTGTGGTACTTGTCACGAGCAACCCCTTCATCACCCCACTGCAGAAGGGTTGCCTGGTTCTGCCGGGCCGTCGATCCATGAAAAGGGGTCAAGCCGTGAGGCGTTGCCCGTCAGGATCGGACTCGCGACGGGGGTGGAACGCCCCCTTCCCCTTCGAGTGGGGCGAGCGGGGGTGTGGGATCGCCGTGGTGATCGCGGGCAAATGCCGACACGCCCGTCGCGGATCCCCGCAACGGGCGTGTCGGATCGATGGATTCATGGAACGCCGCGCGGGGCGCGCGCCGTCAGAGCAACTCGATATGCCGCGCGCCCGGTCGTTCTCGGTGAGATCGCCGGGCTTGCGGCGCGGGGCGTGGCGCCGCCCGCTACTCCGTCGCCGCGGCCTTCACCACCCGCCCACCCTGCACCACCAGCCGGATCGTGGCCGGCGTGAGCGCGTGGATGTCGACCAGTGGATCGATCGCGGTCACCGTGACGTCTGCCAACTTGCCCGCAGCCAACGTGCCCACGCGGTCCTGCCATCCCAAACACTCGGCAGCCACTCGTGTCGTGGCCACCAGCGACTCCATTGGCAACATGCCGGCGTGATCGCACATGAGACCCAACTCCCGAAGGTTCGTCCCGTGCGGCATCACCCCGGCGTCGGTGCCCATGGCGATCTTCACCCCCGCCTTGTGCGCGTGGCGGATGCTGTCGCGATGCGCCTGCAGCACTTCCTTGGACTTGCGCAACGCCCACTCGGAAATCATCCCCGTCTGCTCGGCCTGCTCGATAACGGCCTGCGGCGCCAGCAGCGTCGGGACGAGGAAGGTACCCCGGGCGAGCATGAGTTCTATGGCTTCGTCGTCCAGATAGATGCCGTGCTCGATGGAGTGGATCCCCGCCCGCACCGCATTCTTGATGCCCTCGGCGCCCTGCGCGTGCGCCATCACCTTCACCCCGCGGCGGAACGCGCCCTCCTGTACCATGACGGCCAGTTCTTCCGGCGAGAACTGCGTGAACTCCGGATGGTCGGTGGGGCTGAGCACGCCACCCGTGGAGCACACCTTGATCACCTCCGCACCGGCGCGCAGCACCTCGCGCACTTTCTTCCGGACCTCGTCCACGCCGTCGCAGATCCCGCTTGGCAGCCCGGGGTGAGGAGTGAACAACCCCAGCTCCTGCCCCGACGGGAGCCAGAAATCCAGATGCCCACCGGTGATCGAGAGCGGCGTGATGCTGATCTGCATACGCGGACCTTCGATGAGCCCCATCTCGAGCGCGCGCTTGAGCCCGAGGTCGGCGCCGCCCGCATCGCGGACCGTCGTGATGCCCGCGTCCAGGGTGCGGCGCAGGTACCCCACCGCCAGGTAGAAATTGAGCGAGAAGGGCGTGGTGGCATGCTTCATCATCCCTTCGTTCTGCATCGTGGCATGCACGTGCGCGTCGATGAGGCCGGGCAGGATCGTCCCGCCGCCAGCGTCGATTTCCGCAACCGCGCCAGCGGGGCGGCGCAGCGATTCCAGACGACCCGCCGCTTCGATGCGGTCATCCTTGATGAGCACGGCGCCGTTGGGAACCGGCGCGGCGCCCGTGCCGTCGATGAGAGTACCGTTGCGAATGAGCGTGTACGTCATGGGTCTGGGTGCGGGAGTGGATTCGAGAGCGGGATGCCGCGGATTCTACGGCGGCAAAGCGGAAACTCGCAACCCGTCTCCCGTGCCCGGACGGTGTTGGACGCGGTCGGGTCTCCCGCATTGCAGCACGGGGCGGTAGGTTCGATGGTCAAACCCTCATCCCAGGAGGTATGCGTATGCTCGATCTCGGTCAGTTCTCCACCCATCGGCGCGGGTTCATCACGCGCGTCGCCGGCGCCATCGGCCTCGCCGCCGTCGCCCCGAGCCGGCTTTTCGCGGAACCGAGCGGGCGGGGCGAAGATCCGCAACTCGAAGCGTGGTTCAATCGGATCACGGGAAAGCATCGCATGGTGTTCGATGCCACCGCGCCAAACGGCGGGATGCCGGCCATCTGGCCACGCATCTATCTGAACACCATGCACGACACGTACCCGACCCCCGATGCCGACGACACCGCGGTGGTGATCCTGCGACACGAGGGCGCGCCCCTCGCGCTGGGCGACGCGATGTGGGCCAAGTACAAGTTCGGCGAACAGTTGAAGGTGGACGACAACGGTCATCCGGCCACACGCAATGTCTTCGCCACGATCACCGGCCTCCCGATTCCAGGGCTCGGCGTGGTTGAACTCCTCAAGGCTGGCGTGCTCATCGGCGTCTGCAATATGGCGCTCACCGTGTTGAGCGGCACGATCGCCGGCAAGACCGGAGCGAACGCGGATGATGTCAAGCGCGAACTGCTCGCCAATGTGTATCCCGGAATCCAGCTCGTGCCATCCGGCGTGATGGCCGTCGGACGCGCGCAGGAGAAGGGCTGCAACTACTGTTACGCCGGCTGATCCGGGAACCGTGTCTCAGCGAGGTCAGGATGGTCAAGCGCGCCACATTCGGTGTTCTCGTTTTCTGCATCACGCTGACCTCGCTGAGCGCGCAGCAGCCGTCGCCGACGCGGCAAGCAGAGCTGGCCGAGTTGACGGCGTTCCTGTCCATTCCCAACGTTGCGTCCGATACACGAAACATCGCGCGCAACGCGGCGTGGTTGAAGACGGAGTTCGAACGGCGGGGCTTCCGGATGTCGGTCGTCCAGACCCCCGGTTCGCCGGTGCTCATTGGAGAACTCGTACCGGGAAGCCCGGCGCCAGCACGCACACTGACCTTCTACTTCCACTACGACGGACAGCCTGTCATTCCGTCGGAGTGGAAGGACTCCGGTCCCTTCGTACCGATCTACCGCGACAAGCCGTTGGAGGACGGCGGCCGCGTGGTGAGCTTGCCGGCCAGCGGACCGGTTGACCCCGACTGGCGTCTGTACGCACGGTCATCCGCCGACGACAAGGGGCCGATCATCGCCTTCCTTTCGGCAATCGACGAAGCGCGCGCGGCGGGGCGGCCGCTCACGTCCACAGTCCGGGTACTGATCGAGGGCGACGAAGAGGCGGGCTCGCCGTCCCTGGCCTCAGTGGTCGACGCCCATGCGGCGCAGATCCGCGCCGACCTCATCGTGCTGGTGGACGGTCCACAGCATCCGAGCGGCCGTCCGACGTTCGTATTCGGCGCCCGAGGTATCATGAGCGCCGAGTTGACCGTGTTCGGCGCGCGCCACGACCTGCATAGCGGTAATTACGGCAATTGGGCGCCGAACCCGGCCTTCGAGCTTGCGCGGCTCCTCACGTCGATGACGGACACGAATGGGCGCGTGACCATCGCCGGGTTCTACCAGGACGTCGTGCCGCTGACCCCGGATGAGAAGACGGCGATCGCCGAGATACCGGACGTGGACAGCACCCTGATGCGCGAGTTCGGATTCTCGCGTCCCGACGGCGCGGGCAAGCGCCTCGAGACGCTGGACAATCTGCCCACGCTCAATGTGTCGGGGCTCGGCTCCGGCACGGTTACCGGCCAGGGCCGCACGGTGATTCCGGCCCAGGCCGTGGCGCGGCTGGATCTGCGGTTCGTGAAGAACATCACGCCCGATGCCCAGTTCGCACGGCTGGAAGCGCACATCCGCGCGCAGGGCTTTCATCTGATCACCGGTGACGTGCCCACGGACCGGGAGCGGTCCACCTACCCGCTGCTCGCGAAGCTGCGCCGCATGGGCGGTTATCCGGCCGGCCGGACGCCGCTGACGAATGCGACCGCGCAACGCGTGGTGGCGGCGGTCGCGGACGCGATGCACGCGACCCCGGCTCGGTTGCCGTCCATGGGCGGCTCGACGCCCTTCTATCTATTCTCCGACGGCCTGAAGGCAGCGACGGTGGGCATGCCGGTGGTCAACTTTGACGACAATCAGCACGCGCCCAACGAGAACCTGCGGCTTCGCAATTTCTTCGACGCCATCACGATGATGCGCGCCATCGTGACCATGCCCTAGCGGCAGCCGTAGCAGGGCGCCGCCGTGACGCGGGCTCCATTCCCACGGCAATGGACCGCCGTCAGTCCGCAGGCTCGGCGTGATCGACCTTCCACCGGGCCGGGCTGCCGCACTCCGTACAGGCAGCGTGCCCGTTGCCGTACAGCACCATGTCCGTCTCGCGGTCGCAGGCGGGACACAGCGACCGCAGCGTCCGGAGGCCGTCGATGGGTAGGCCGTTGCGGACGATCCGTGCCACCATCGCGTCGGGCCCCACCGCGCCGAGCGGACAGAGGGCTCCGGTGCACTTGTCGCCGACTTCGAGGCACACGACCTCGGAGTCGAGGAGCGTCGCCTGCCCTTCGTGCTCCGGGGCGTCGGTGATCACGAGATTCACTTCACGCTCGCAGGCGTTGCAGAACAGCCGGTGGCTCTTCATCTCGCCCTCCTCAGGTCAACGGAATTGCTTCGGCTCCTGGAATCATGCGCCGGGCGAGCGCCGTGGCCGCCTCGCGAGTCAATCCGAACCCGGACGTGGACGCGGCGTCGGAATCCATCGCGCAGTCGCCGATCACGGTGTTGCTGTGAATGGGCGTACGCCGCGGCGCCCCGGTGACGGGATCCATCAGGTGGTCGTACCGCACCCCACGGTACCGGAAGAAGCGCTCATAGTCGCCCGACGTGGTCACGGCCCGATCGGCGACGTCGAGCGTGCGGGAGATGGCCGAGAGATCGCGCGGGTCCCGAATGCCGACCTTCCACGGCTCGCCCTCCGGCGACCCGCCGAGGGCGTAGAGATCCCCGCCCACGGTGACGATCGCGTGCGCGATGCCGCGGGCGCGCAGCGCATCGGTCGCCCGGTCGATGCTGTACCCTTTGGCAATCGCGCCCAGGTCCAGATGGATGTCGCGATCGTCGTACCGCAGGGCGGGCTTTCCGCCAAACGTCGAAACGTCCACCTTGCGCCAGAAGTTGCGCCCTGCAAGCCGCTTCACCTGCGGCGGTGGCGGCGGCTCGTGCCGGTGGAGCACGTCCCACAGTTCCGAGACCTCGCCGATGGCGGGGTCGAAGCGGCCGTCGCTCACCGACGCCCATTGCAGGGCCCGGCGCACGACAAGAGCCGTCTCGGGCCCCACGATCACGGCTTCGCGCGCCGCCCCGAGGTTGGCGCGGCCGATGTCCGACGTCGAGCGGAACCGCGACATCGTGTGGTCCACCCAGCGCAGCTCGGCGATCGCGGCGTCGATTGCGTGCTCGGCGAGCTGCACGTTGGGATGCGCCACCTGGATCTCGGCGATCGTGCCCATCACCGGGAGCGTACGTTTGGTGACCGATACGCGGCGGCGCAGCGCGAGGGGCAGCGTGAGCCCCACGAACATGCCCGTGCCGATGGTCAGGAATTCGCGCCGGCCAAGGCTCCAGCGCGACGATGGGTCAGACGACATGGTGATCTCCTTCCGTCCAGCGGTCGCACGAACCGCCGGTGCAACCTTCGCAATGGCCGGTGCACGCCCGGTGCGGCACGAGGCCGTACGCGGCGAACAGCACCGCCCCGATGATGATGGCAATGATGGTGTGGGTCATCCCGCGGTCCCCATTCCGGCGAAGCCCATGAAGGCCATGGACAGGCACGACGCGATCACGAGCACGAGCCCCATGCGCCGCGCCACCACCGGCACGTCGGCCAGTTCGGTGCGCTCGCGGATGGATGCCATGAGCGATAGCGCCAGCGTGAGCCCGAGCCCCGCGCCGAGCGCAAAGACCAGGCCTTCCACGAGCGTGTAGCCGCGGCTCGTCTGGAACAACGCCAGCCCCAGAATGGCGCAGTTGGTGGTGATCAGCGGCAGGTAGATGCCGAGCTGCCGGAACAGTACCGGCAGGTACTTCTTCACCGCCATCTCTACGATCTGGACGACCGACGCGATCACGACGATGAATGCGATCGTCCGCAGGTACGGCGCCTGGGCGAGCACGAACGTGTTCAGCGCCCACACGCTCACCGCGGTGAGAATGAGCACGAAGGTGTTGGCCAGCCCCAGCCGCCACGCCGTCTCGATCTTGCCCGTGACGCCGAAGAACGAGCACAGGCCCAGGAACATCACCAGCGTGAAATTGTTGACCAGCATGGTCGAGATGAAGATCCACGACAGATCTCTCATGCCATCCTCCGCGCGCGCCGCTTCTGCAATTCCATCACGTAGGCCACGCCGAGCAGCGCAATGCCCAGCGCCAGGAACCCGCCCGGTGGGAGCATCATGAACACCCAGGGTTCGAACCGCGGGCCGAACAGCGGGTGGCCGAGAATGCTGCCGTTGCCCAGCACCTCGCGGATCGTGCTGAGCAGGGAGAGGGAGAGCGTGAATCCCATCCCCATGCCCAGACCGTCGGCCACCGCGCGGCGCACGGGCACCTTGGCGGCGAATGCCTCGGCGCGACCCAGCAGCAGGCAGTTGGCCACGATCAGCGGAATGAACGGCCCCAACGCCTTGCGGATGTCGGGCAGGATCGCCGCGAGGATCATGTCGGCGAGGGTCACGAACGTCGCGATGATCAGGATGTACGACGTGATGCGCACCTCGTTGGCGATGTACTTGCGGAACAGCGACACGAAGAGCCCGGAGCCGACGAGCACGAACGTCGTCGCGAGACCCATCGCCAGACCGTTGGCGAGGACGTTGGTGACGGCCATCGTCGGGCACATGCCGAGCAGCTGCACGAGCACGGGATTCTCGCGGCCGATACCGCGCCAGATGTCGGCGATCGCGCTCGCCGGCGGTGGAGCGCCGGGAATCAACTCCTGCGCCTTCGCCGGCGCTCCCGCCACGCGGTCACCGACTGAAATCGAAGTCACGGATGGTCTCCACGATCGTAGGCTTGCAGCAACGGCCGCCACTTGGCGACCGCGTCGTTGATGATGCGCACCACGGCGCGCGACGAGATCGTCGCGCCGGTGATGGTCTGGACCTGGCTCGGATCGCCGGCGTCGAGCTTCTTGACGCCCTTGAGCGGCGCGACGCGTCCCGCGAACTGGCGAGTGAAGTCACTGTCCGTCTCGATCCGCTGGCCGAGACCCGGCGTCTCCTGCTCGTCGAGTACCTTGTAGCCGGTGAGCGTGCCCGTCGCGGGATCGAAACCGATCATCAGGTGGATCAACTCCTGGAACCCCGGCTCGGCGGCGGTCACGGCTACACCGATGCGCCTGCCGCTTGCGTCGTAGCCCACGAACGCCATCTCCGCCTCGACCCTGGCGGACCCGGCGGGCGGCTTGGGGGTGAGCGCGTTGCCGGCCAGGTACAGCGTGTCCCACCGCGCGGGTGCCTTCAGCACCTCGCGCACCGCCTCGTTCACCTGCTCCGCGGCGTGCTTCTCGATCGCCGGCAGCGTCAGATTGTACACCGTGACGATGAGCCACCCGGCGGCCGCGCCGGCGATGGCGAGCGTGAGCAGCAGCCGCCACGCGGGGGTGCTCTTGTGCTCCGCCGGCGGCGTGCCCGTCCCCTGGCCCTGCGGCGCGCCGGTCATGTCGCCGCCCGCCGCGCGGTGCCGAACACGCGAGGCTGCGTGGCCCGGTTGATGAACGGTACGAGCGCGTTCATGAACAGGATGGCGTACATCACGCCTTCGGGCAGCCCGCCCCAGACCCGAATGACCACCACCAGCACGCCGATGCCGACGCCGAACACCCACTTGCCGACGTTCGTCACGGGCGACGTCACCATGTCGGTGGCCATGTAGACCGCGCCGAGCATGAGCCCGCCCGAGAAGATCATGAACAGTGCGCCGGGCTTGTGCGGGTCGATCAGGTGCAGGATGCCGCTGAACACGGCCACGGTGAGCAGGATGCTCGCCGGGATGCGCCAGTTGAGATAGTTGCGCAGCGCGAGGTACGCCCCGCACGCGAGGATGACGAGCGCCGCCGTCTCGCCCACCGAACCGGCCGTGTTTCCGATCACGAGGCTGGCCAGCGCCGTGCCCTTGCCCTCGAACTTCAGCAGGCCGAGCGGCGTGGCCGAGGTCACGGCGTTGACGATCGGATGCACGAATGGCGCCGCGAACAGATCGCCCTTGAGCGAGAAGAACGGTCCGCCGACGGTGGGCCAGGTGGTGATCGCCACCGGGAACGCGCCCTGCAGGAACGCCCGGCCCACGAGTGCCGGATTGAACACGTTCTGGCCCAATCCACCCCACACGGTCTTGCCGAATCCGATGGCGAACGCGCCGCCCACGAACACCATCCAGAGCGGCATGCCGGCCGGCAGCGTGAGGCCGAGCAGGAGTCCGGTGATGGCCGCCGACCCGTCGGCA encodes:
- a CDS encoding amidohydrolase family protein, translating into MTYTLIRNGTLIDGTGAAPVPNGAVLIKDDRIEAAGRLESLRRPAGAVAEIDAGGGTILPGLIDAHVHATMQNEGMMKHATTPFSLNFYLAVGYLRRTLDAGITTVRDAGGADLGLKRALEMGLIEGPRMQISITPLSITGGHLDFWLPSGQELGLFTPHPGLPSGICDGVDEVRKKVREVLRAGAEVIKVCSTGGVLSPTDHPEFTQFSPEELAVMVQEGAFRRGVKVMAHAQGAEGIKNAVRAGIHSIEHGIYLDDEAIELMLARGTFLVPTLLAPQAVIEQAEQTGMISEWALRKSKEVLQAHRDSIRHAHKAGVKIAMGTDAGVMPHGTNLRELGLMCDHAGMLPMESLVATTRVAAECLGWQDRVGTLAAGKLADVTVTAIDPLVDIHALTPATIRLVVQGGRVVKAAATE
- a CDS encoding M20/M25/M40 family metallo-hydrolase; this translates as MVKRATFGVLVFCITLTSLSAQQPSPTRQAELAELTAFLSIPNVASDTRNIARNAAWLKTEFERRGFRMSVVQTPGSPVLIGELVPGSPAPARTLTFYFHYDGQPVIPSEWKDSGPFVPIYRDKPLEDGGRVVSLPASGPVDPDWRLYARSSADDKGPIIAFLSAIDEARAAGRPLTSTVRVLIEGDEEAGSPSLASVVDAHAAQIRADLIVLVDGPQHPSGRPTFVFGARGIMSAELTVFGARHDLHSGNYGNWAPNPAFELARLLTSMTDTNGRVTIAGFYQDVVPLTPDEKTAIAEIPDVDSTLMREFGFSRPDGAGKRLETLDNLPTLNVSGLGSGTVTGQGRTVIPAQAVARLDLRFVKNITPDAQFARLEAHIRAQGFHLITGDVPTDRERSTYPLLAKLRRMGGYPAGRTPLTNATAQRVVAAVADAMHATPARLPSMGGSTPFYLFSDGLKAATVGMPVVNFDDNQHAPNENLRLRNFFDAITMMRAIVTMP
- a CDS encoding FAD:protein FMN transferase; translation: MSSDPSSRWSLGRREFLTIGTGMFVGLTLPLALRRRVSVTKRTLPVMGTIAEIQVAHPNVQLAEHAIDAAIAELRWVDHTMSRFRSTSDIGRANLGAAREAVIVGPETALVVRRALQWASVSDGRFDPAIGEVSELWDVLHRHEPPPPPQVKRLAGRNFWRKVDVSTFGGKPALRYDDRDIHLDLGAIAKGYSIDRATDALRARGIAHAIVTVGGDLYALGGSPEGEPWKVGIRDPRDLSAISRTLDVADRAVTTSGDYERFFRYRGVRYDHLMDPVTGAPRRTPIHSNTVIGDCAMDSDAASTSGFGLTREAATALARRMIPGAEAIPLT
- a CDS encoding Rnf-Nqr domain containing protein, with the translated sequence MRDLSWIFISTMLVNNFTLVMFLGLCSFFGVTGKIETAWRLGLANTFVLILTAVSVWALNTFVLAQAPYLRTIAFIVVIASVVQIVEMAVKKYLPVLFRQLGIYLPLITTNCAILGLALFQTSRGYTLVEGLVFALGAGLGLTLALSLMASIRERTELADVPVVARRMGLVLVIASCLSMAFMGFAGMGTAG
- the rsxE gene encoding electron transport complex subunit RsxE; the encoded protein is MTSISVGDRVAGAPAKAQELIPGAPPPASAIADIWRGIGRENPVLVQLLGMCPTMAVTNVLANGLAMGLATTFVLVGSGLFVSLFRKYIANEVRITSYILIIATFVTLADMILAAILPDIRKALGPFIPLIVANCLLLGRAEAFAAKVPVRRAVADGLGMGMGFTLSLSLLSTIREVLGNGSILGHPLFGPRFEPWVFMMLPPGGFLALGIALLGVAYVMELQKRRARRMA
- a CDS encoding RnfABCDGE type electron transport complex subunit G; translated protein: MTGAPQGQGTGTPPAEHKSTPAWRLLLTLAIAGAAAGWLIVTVYNLTLPAIEKHAAEQVNEAVREVLKAPARWDTLYLAGNALTPKPPAGSARVEAEMAFVGYDASGRRIGVAVTAAEPGFQELIHLMIGFDPATGTLTGYKVLDEQETPGLGQRIETDSDFTRQFAGRVAPLKGVKKLDAGDPSQVQTITGATISSRAVVRIINDAVAKWRPLLQAYDRGDHP
- a CDS encoding RnfABCDGE type electron transport complex subunit D produces the protein MSESMPPRLIITASPHLKPADSTPRIMWTVVGSLVPVIAAAAWFFGVSALLVIAAATLGAVAAERMFGRGGALADGSAAITGLLLGLTLPAGMPLWMVFVGGAFAIGFGKTVWGGLGQNVFNPALVGRAFLQGAFPVAITTWPTVGGPFFSLKGDLFAAPFVHPIVNAVTSATPLGLLKFEGKGTALASLVIGNTAGSVGETAALVILACGAYLALRNYLNWRIPASILLTVAVFSGILHLIDPHKPGALFMIFSGGLMLGAVYMATDMVTSPVTNVGKWVFGVGIGVLVVVIRVWGGLPEGVMYAILFMNALVPFINRATQPRVFGTARRAAT